In a single window of the Dama dama isolate Ldn47 chromosome 33, ASM3311817v1, whole genome shotgun sequence genome:
- the LOC133051102 gene encoding ATP synthase subunit g, mitochondrial-like — protein MAQFVRNLPEKVPALVNTAVTYSKPRLATFWYYAKVELVPPTPTEIPTSIQSLKKIINSAKTSSFKQLTVKEALLNGLVATEVWMWFYVGEIIGKHGIIGYDV, from the coding sequence ATGGCCCAGTTTGTCCGTAACCTCCCGGAGAAGGTCCCAGCACTGGTCAACACTGCTGTGACTTACTCAAAGCCTCGATTGGCCACATTTTGGTACTATGCCAAGGTTGAGCTGGTTCCTCCAACCCCTACTGAGATCCCTACATCAATTCAGAGCTTGAAAAAAATTATCAACAGTGCTAAAACCAGTAGCTTCAAACAGCTCACTGTTAAGGAAGCTCTACTGAATGGTTTGGTGGCCACTGAGGTGTGGATGTGGTTTTATGTTGGCGAGATCATAGGCAAGCATGGCATCATTGGCTATGATGTTTGA